From the genome of Cryptococcus depauperatus CBS 7841 chromosome 1, complete sequence, one region includes:
- a CDS encoding methylthioribose-1-phosphate isomerase: MTVTNNSGKKALPEMMTSLRINQTGQVEIVDQLLLPHSVEWIPVTTPEEAFDAIKTMKIRGAPAIASLAALTLRSYLSSQLCPISTTSPSDDTIAWIEQTVDYLQSSRPTAVNLGEAMNRIRAVLKEAKVQNQSAKNIIEQVQKACGNVHDEDLERNLQMGQLGAEWLWKMRGNGKKGLKVVTVCNTGSLATSGYGTAIGVITTLFQENHLDTAYYAQTTPYHQGSRLTSLELTTLQIPACMICDTMLGSLFQHEDIDGVIVGADRIVKNGDTANKIGTYQAAVLAQRHSIPFIVVAPVTTIDLSLATGADIHIEHRPTVEATQVRGLNPETGKLAVVRITPPGVGEGDQPWQRVYNPSFDVTPAELISAIVTEKGVAERKEGEKGIEVASVC; this comes from the exons ATGACTGTCACAAATAACTCTGGCAAGAAAGCTTTGCCTGAAATGATGACTTCTCTTCGTATTAACCAGACTGGACAAGTCGAGATTGTTGACCAGCTCCTTCTCCC GCATTCTGTGGAATGGATTCCAGTGACTACTCCTGAAGAGGCCTTTGATGCTATCAAGACGATGAAAATCCGTGGTGCTCCTGCTATTGCCTCTCTTGCGGCCCTCACGCTTCGGTCGTATCTCTCCTCTCAATTGTGTCCGATTTCTACAACTTCCCCTTCTGATGATACCATTGCGTGGATAGAACAGACTGTTGACTACCTTCAATCTTCACGTCCAACGGCAGTCAACCTTGGCGAGGCTATGAACCGTATCAGAGCAGTTTTGAAAGAGGCTAAAGTTCAAAACCAAAGTGCAAAGAATATCATAGAACAAGTGCAAAAAGCTTGTGGCAATGTTCATGATGAAGATTTAGAGAGGAATCTACAAATGGGACAATTGGGCGCAGAGTGGTTATGGAAAATGAGAGGTAACGGTAAAAAGGGTTTAAAGGTTGTCACTGTTTGCAACACTGGAAGTCTTGCTACCTCTGGTTATGGCACTGCCATCGGCGTCATCACCACTCTTTTCCAGGAAAACCACCTGGATACTGCTTATTATGCCCAAACAACACCTTATCATCAGGGATCAAGATTAACTTCCCTCGAGTTGACGACTCTTCAGATTCCTGCTTGTATGATTT GCGACACTATGCTTGgttctcttttccaacatgAAGATATTGACGGAGTAATTGTCGGTGCTGATCGAATCGTTAAGAATGGTGATACCGCCAATAAG ATTGGTACCTATCAAGCGGCTGTTCTCGCTCAGCGTCATAGTATTCCTTTTATCGTCGTTGCTCCTGTTACCACTATCGATCTTTCGCTCGCTACAGGTGCCGA TATCCATATCGAACACCGTCCAACGGTAGAGGCGACTCAGGTGAGAGGACTCAACCCCGAAACAGGGAAGCTCGCCGTCGTTCGAATTACTCCTCCGGGTGTTGGTGAAGGTGACCAACCATGGCAAAGAGTATATAACCCCAGTTTCGACGTCACGCCTGCTGAGCTTATCAGTGCAATAGTCACCGAGAAGGGTGTCGCCGAGAGGAAagagggagaaaaaggtatcGAGGTGGCTTCTGTCTGTTAG
- a CDS encoding ATP-dependent rRNA helicase RRP3 — translation MSEIASEASSSKSSSSSRSNSPVNSNPDVPEITSNKTFADLGISAELCQACASLGYKRPSDIQAEAIPPALEGRDIIGLAQTGSGKTAAFSLPILQALWENPQPLFALILAPTRELAYQISQQVTALGSSIGVRTAVLVGGMDMMSQSVALSKRPHVIVATPGRLMDHLENTKGFTLKALKYLILDEADRLLDLDFGPIIDKVLKVIPRERNTYLFSATMTTKVAKLQRASLNKPIRVEVSSKYSTVSTLLQYYLLLPLKNKDAYLIYLANELSSSSMIMFTRTVADSQRLSIILRRLGFPAIPLHGQMSQSLRLASLNKFKSGGRSILVATDVASRGLDIPLVDLVINYDMPTNSKDYVHRVGRTARAGRSGKSITLVTQYDVEILQRIESHIGKKMASFDIDKEAVALLTDSVARANREAALEMREAGTGGAGGKRGRDKGKRKTFGDGDDRDRDDDVVEAGLPKKKNKYATLGKKKARK, via the exons ATGTCGGAAATAGCTTCTGAGgcctcatcctcaaaatcgtcctcttcttcgcGCTCCAACTCTCCCGTTAATTCCAATCCAGATGTTCCAGAAATAACATCCAACAAGACATTCGCCGATCTTGGTATTTCTGCAGAGTTATGTCAGGCATGCGCATCTTTAGGTTATAAAAGGCCATCAGATATCCAGGCGGAGGCTATCCCGCCAGCCttggaaggaagagatatCATTGGTTTAGCACAGACTGGTTCGGGTAAGACTGCAGCCTTCAGTCTGCCAATATTGCAGGCTTTATGGGAAAACCCTCAACCATTATTTGCCTTGATCTTGGCTCCTACTCG CGAACTAGCATACCAAATCTCTCAACAAGTAACCGCGCTTGGCTCGAGTATTGGCGTTAGAACAGCTGTATTGGTTGGTGGTATGGACATGATGTCTCAGTCTGTTGCCTTATCCAAGAGACCACATGTGATTGTCGCGACTCCTGGTCGACTTATGGACCACTTGGAGAATACCAAAGGATTCACTCTCAAAGCCTTGAAATATCTA ATTTTGGACGAAGCAGATCGTCTTCTGGATCTCGACTTTGGTCCCATTATCGATAAAGTCCTCAAAGTGATTCCCAGAGAGCGCAACActtatcttttctctgcCACTATGACCACAAAAGTTGCCAAACTTCAGCGTGCCTCTTTGAACAAACCCATCCGGGTAGAGGTTTCATCTAAATACTCTACTGTGTCGACACTTCTTCAGTACTATCTGCTACTCCCACTCAAGAACAAGGATGCTTACCTCATTTATCTTGCCAATGAGCTTTCGTCCTCATCCATGATCATGTTTACCAGAACTGTGGCTGACTCACAGAGATTATCCATCATCCTTCGCAGACTGGGTTTCCCTGCCATTCCATTACATGGCCAGATGAGCCAAAGCCTTCGTTTGGCAAGTTTAAATAAGTTCAAATCTGGAGGCAGGAGTATTTTGGTAGCCACGGATGTTGCGTCTCGTGGTTTGGATATCCCTCTCGTCGATCTAGTCATT AACTATGACATGCCAACAAACTCTAAAGACTATGTTCACAGAGTTGGTCGTACAGCCCGTGCGGGTCGTTCTGGTAAATCTATCACACTAGTCACACAGTACGACGTGGAAATCCTCCAACGCATTGAGTCTCACATTGGCAAAAAAATGGCATCATTCGACATTGACAAGGAAGCCGTTGCCCTCTTGACGGATAGTGTGGCTAGAGCTAACAGGGAGGCAGCGCTTGAAATGAGAGAGGCTGGCACTGGCGGTGCTGGCGGGAAGCGAGGAAGAGACAAGGGCAAGAGAAAAACgtttggagatggagatgacAGAGATAGGGATGACGACGTTGTGGAGGCAGGCctgccaaaaaagaaaaacaaataTGCAACActgggaaagaaaaaggctaGAAAATGA